A portion of the Malania oleifera isolate guangnan ecotype guangnan chromosome 3, ASM2987363v1, whole genome shotgun sequence genome contains these proteins:
- the LOC131150698 gene encoding heptahelical transmembrane protein 4-like isoform X1: MVNLCARSSKQGKGKRLWKKMKYQLVEYHSLPGYLRDNEFILGHYRAEWPLKQVLLSIFSIHNETLNVWTHLIGFFLFLSLTVYTATKVPKVVDLHSLQHIPDVLKKADLQKMHAELLTCLPSLPNMPDLHRFQEEFRTSLPSMDLLPSPSNWHIVELLTNCLPERFSHGNHSDVCVLRSMKEDVANIIAPLVRRPITRWPFFAFLGGAMFCLLASSCCHLLACHSARLSYIMLRLDYAGIAALISTSFYPPVYYSFMCNPFFCNLYMGFITLLGVATILVSLLPIFQTPKFRSVRASLFFGMGFSGIAPILHKLILFWHQPEALHTTGYELLMGAFYGMGALVYATRIPERWKPGKFDIAGHSHQLFHILVVAGAYTHYRAGLLYLKWRDIEGSC, from the exons ATGGTGAATCTTTGTGCACGTTCTTCTAAGCAGGGGAAAGGGAAGAGGTTGTGGAAGAAGATGAAGTACCAGCTGGTTGAGTACCACTCATTGCCTGGCTATTTGAGAGACAATGAGTTCATTCTGGGTCATTACCGAGCTGAATGGCCATTGAAGCAGGTCCTTCTAAGCATCTTCAGCATTCACAACGAAACTCTTAATGTCTGGAC GCATTTGATTgggttcttccttttcctttcCTTGACCGTCTACACTGCAACAAAGGTCCCAAAAGTTGTGGATCTCCATTCCCTTCAACACATCCCTGATGTGCTGAAAAAGGCTGATCTGCAAAAGATGCATGCAGAGCTCTTGACTTGCCTGCCTTCCTTACCCAACATGCCAGATTTGCACAGATTTCAGGAGGAATTCAGGACTTCATTGCCTTCAATGGATTTGCTTCCGTCGCCATCAAATTGGCATATCGTTGAACTACTTACTAACTGTTTGCCTGAGAGGTTCTCCCATGGCAACCACAGCGATGTTTGTGTTCTG CGGAGCATGAAGGAAGACGTGGCAAACATTATAGCGCCATTGGTGAGGAGGCCGATCACCCGGTGGCCATTCTTTGCCTTCTTGGGCGGTGCCATGTTCTGCTTGCTAGCCAGCAGCTGCTGTCACCTCCTTGCCTGCCATTCAGCCCGTTTATCATACATCATGCTCAGACTTGATTATGCCGGTATTGCAGCTCTCATCTCTACCTCCTTCTACCCTCCCGTCTACTACTCCTTCATGTGCAACCCCTTCTTCTGCAATCTCTACATGGGGTTCATAACCCTCTTGGGGGTAGCTACTATCTTGGTTTCTCTCCTACCAATCTTTCAAACTCCCAAGTTTCGTAGTGTTCGGGCATCACTTTTCTTCGGAATGGGCTTTTCCGGGATAGCACCAATTCTTCATAAGCTGATTTTGTTCTGGCACCAGCCTGAAGCACTCCATACAACTGGGTACGAACTTCTTATGGGAGCTTTCTATGGCATGGGAGCACTGGTCTATGCTACAAGAATTCCCGAGCGTTGGAAGCCTGGGAAATTCGATATTGCCGGACACAGCCACCAGCTCTTTCATATATTAGTTGTGGCTGGGGCATACACTCATTATCGCGCTGGGCTGCTGTACCTCAAGTGGCGGGACATAGAAGGGTCTTGTTGA
- the LOC131150698 gene encoding heptahelical transmembrane protein 4-like isoform X2: MKEDVANIIAPLVRRPITRWPFFAFLGGAMFCLLASSCCHLLACHSARLSYIMLRLDYAGIAALISTSFYPPVYYSFMCNPFFCNLYMGFITLLGVATILVSLLPIFQTPKFRSVRASLFFGMGFSGIAPILHKLILFWHQPEALHTTGYELLMGAFYGMGALVYATRIPERWKPGKFDIAGHSHQLFHILVVAGAYTHYRAGLLYLKWRDIEGSC, translated from the coding sequence ATGAAGGAAGACGTGGCAAACATTATAGCGCCATTGGTGAGGAGGCCGATCACCCGGTGGCCATTCTTTGCCTTCTTGGGCGGTGCCATGTTCTGCTTGCTAGCCAGCAGCTGCTGTCACCTCCTTGCCTGCCATTCAGCCCGTTTATCATACATCATGCTCAGACTTGATTATGCCGGTATTGCAGCTCTCATCTCTACCTCCTTCTACCCTCCCGTCTACTACTCCTTCATGTGCAACCCCTTCTTCTGCAATCTCTACATGGGGTTCATAACCCTCTTGGGGGTAGCTACTATCTTGGTTTCTCTCCTACCAATCTTTCAAACTCCCAAGTTTCGTAGTGTTCGGGCATCACTTTTCTTCGGAATGGGCTTTTCCGGGATAGCACCAATTCTTCATAAGCTGATTTTGTTCTGGCACCAGCCTGAAGCACTCCATACAACTGGGTACGAACTTCTTATGGGAGCTTTCTATGGCATGGGAGCACTGGTCTATGCTACAAGAATTCCCGAGCGTTGGAAGCCTGGGAAATTCGATATTGCCGGACACAGCCACCAGCTCTTTCATATATTAGTTGTGGCTGGGGCATACACTCATTATCGCGCTGGGCTGCTGTACCTCAAGTGGCGGGACATAGAAGGGTCTTGTTGA